GATCCGACGCTCGAAACCGACGGCGAAGGCGTCGTCGGCGACCGCCACGACCCCGAACCGGCCTATCCCGATCCCGACGACGACGTCGGCGGTATCTCGACGCCGCCAGGCGACGAGGAGATGCCCCTCGCCGATCACATCGAGGAGATGGTCCTCCGCCTGGCCGTCGTGCTCCTGTTCGGGGCCGGCGGGACGGCGATCGGGCTGCTGTGGGCCTCCCAGGCGATCGAGTTCGTCTGGTTCAATGTCTTCCCCTACGAGATCAGCGAGGTCCCGCCGCCGCACGTCTACCATCCGCTCGAGCTGTGGCTGACCCGGATCAAGATCTCTTCGCTGCTGGGGATCATGGTCGCGCTCCCGGCGTTCGTCTACGAGTGTTACCTGTTCATGCGTCCGGGGCTGTACCCCCACGAGCGCAAGTACTACCTCGCGGCCGTCCCCACGAGCGTCGTGCTGGCGGCGGGCGGGATGCTGTTCTCGTACGTGCTCGTGTTGCCGATGCTCTTCCAGTACTTCACGTACTACGCGGAGGGCAGCGCGGAGATCGCGTACGCGCTGGGCGACACGTTTGACCTGATCATCACGCTGACGGGCTTTCTGGCGATCGTCTTCCAGATTCCGCTGTTCATCATGCTGGCGATCATGATGGGCGTGACGACCCGTCGCTGGCTCGCCCAGAAGCGGCTGTACTTCTGGGCGGCCTTCGCGGGGGTCGCGTTCATGTTCACGATCGACCCGACGATGATGGCGCCGATCCTCGTCGCCGTCACGATGATCCTCCTGTTCGAGGGGACGCTGCTGGTCCTCAAGTGGGTCGGCGCGGAGTGACCGGAGCGCGATCCTCACGGTTCGACCATCGGTTGCAGCGTCCGGCGTCCGTTGCTCTCGTCCGACACAATCGTCAATTAGCTACATAGTGGTGCCATCGGTGGACGCGCGTCCGATCGCGGTCCGGCTCCCCGTCATATAACGGCCTTATATTGTATCCATCCGTTCGCATATTGGCAACCCCGGTTCCTTTCCGGGAGAAAATAACGTGTTTGTAAACGATTAGCGTTTAGTAGCCCCACATATTCCTCTTGTACTGTGAAAATCTTGATGGTGTTGGCCGAATCTCTCGCCGTCGAGTGTGATTGTAAATCACACCTGTTCGTTCGTCCCGAAGCCAGGGGGTGGACGCCGTGACCGATCTCGTTCCCACCACGTGTATGCGGTGTGCGGTCGGCTGCGGCCACGTCCAGCGGGCCCCCGACCGCGGCTACGGCCTCGAGACCGTCCGCGGCGACGCCGCCCATCCGGTCAACCAGGGCCTGGCGTGCCAGCGCGGCGTCAGCGAGACGGCCGATCCTAACGGCGAGTGGCTGACCAGGCCGCTCGTGCGCGAGGACGGCGAACTCGTGGCGACGACCATCGAGTC
This window of the Natrinema salifodinae genome carries:
- a CDS encoding twin-arginine translocase subunit TatC, giving the protein MSDEPADGRDVESPAKPRGDSGERQPVTDGGTPNSDPNTDSATNSESASDTDSSTPADDPTLETDGEGVVGDRHDPEPAYPDPDDDVGGISTPPGDEEMPLADHIEEMVLRLAVVLLFGAGGTAIGLLWASQAIEFVWFNVFPYEISEVPPPHVYHPLELWLTRIKISSLLGIMVALPAFVYECYLFMRPGLYPHERKYYLAAVPTSVVLAAGGMLFSYVLVLPMLFQYFTYYAEGSAEIAYALGDTFDLIITLTGFLAIVFQIPLFIMLAIMMGVTTRRWLAQKRLYFWAAFAGVAFMFTIDPTMMAPILVAVTMILLFEGTLLVLKWVGAE